The Niastella koreensis GR20-10 genome includes a window with the following:
- a CDS encoding SusD/RagB family nutrient-binding outer membrane lipoprotein produces MKTNNIIFTGLAAATIFLSSCSKELQQTNNNPNSLEKPDATTLLSNTIVSEFYNNANLVWTLGNGYDQYMTFSSSYYNQPTRYSPITNEPYWIPMYEAARDANTLYQLGQTQNNPLLQAAALTLRSYAFAQLTELWGDIPFTQALKGSTGVYTPAYDDQQTVYTDGQSGILPSLRKADSLLKANSTGLIGGDMLFNSSVPSWRRFINALRLRYLLRVSAKMNVATEMQSIVTEGALMQNATQSAALALPTTTPYNFVSLTERSGDFAVKYMNSPLYNTFVATGDTARISAYFAVNTATAAGAPFSFNNYGGMPMVVDATATQTAQSSNFNSSFVSGSNKNLIKARIITYAEQEFILAEAALKGYISGAQQSHYNNGVLGAYAELGLDGSNYLTHTGVVFDNSSSNASLIQIITQKWLANINNGFEGWIEYRRTGYPALQTGGSVNMNNGVIPTRFLYPTSEKTINGTNYSQQIQKMGGTENTNYKAWWEK; encoded by the coding sequence ATGAAAACGAATAATATAATATTTACAGGGTTGGCCGCAGCAACCATTTTTTTAAGCTCCTGTTCAAAAGAGCTTCAGCAAACGAACAATAACCCTAACAGCCTGGAAAAGCCTGACGCTACCACCTTGTTATCGAATACCATTGTATCGGAATTTTATAACAATGCCAACCTGGTGTGGACCCTGGGGAACGGATATGATCAATACATGACCTTCAGCTCATCCTATTACAACCAGCCTACCCGGTATTCACCAATTACCAATGAACCCTATTGGATACCGATGTATGAAGCGGCAAGGGATGCCAATACACTGTACCAATTAGGCCAAACCCAAAACAATCCCCTGTTGCAGGCAGCGGCACTCACCCTTCGGTCTTATGCGTTTGCCCAGCTTACTGAATTATGGGGCGATATTCCATTTACGCAAGCGCTGAAGGGCAGCACCGGCGTATACACACCTGCATACGACGATCAACAAACTGTATATACAGACGGCCAGTCGGGCATTCTTCCCAGCCTGCGAAAGGCCGACAGCCTCCTGAAAGCTAACAGTACGGGTTTGATCGGCGGCGATATGCTGTTCAATTCAAGCGTACCCTCATGGAGAAGGTTTATTAATGCATTACGCCTACGCTACCTGCTGCGCGTTTCCGCTAAAATGAATGTAGCAACAGAAATGCAATCCATTGTTACAGAGGGCGCCCTTATGCAAAATGCCACACAGAGCGCTGCGCTCGCATTGCCGACTACTACACCATACAATTTTGTAAGCCTTACTGAGCGCTCGGGCGATTTTGCGGTAAAATATATGAATAGTCCTTTGTATAACACCTTTGTTGCTACAGGCGACACGGCCCGCATCAGCGCTTACTTTGCTGTAAATACCGCTACTGCAGCCGGTGCTCCTTTTAGTTTCAACAATTACGGTGGTATGCCAATGGTGGTAGATGCTACCGCTACACAAACAGCGCAATCATCTAACTTCAATAGCAGCTTTGTATCTGGTTCTAATAAAAACCTTATTAAGGCCCGGATAATTACTTATGCCGAACAGGAATTTATTTTGGCCGAAGCCGCATTGAAAGGTTACATAAGCGGAGCGCAACAATCACATTACAACAACGGAGTGTTGGGCGCCTATGCCGAACTGGGGCTCGATGGCAGCAATTACCTGACCCATACCGGCGTAGTGTTCGACAATTCATCATCGAACGCGTCATTAATTCAAATTATTACACAAAAATGGCTGGCTAACATCAATAACGGTTTTGAAGGATGGATCGAATACCGGCGTACCGGCTATCCTGCTCTTCAGACAGGTGGTTCTGTTAACATGAATAACGGCGTTATACCAACCCGTTTCCTGTATCCTACTTCTGAGAAAACAATTAACGGCACAAACTATTCTCAGCAAATACAAAAAATGGGCGGAACAGAAAATACGAACTATAAAGCGTGGTGGGAAAAATAA
- a CDS encoding SusC/RagA family TonB-linked outer membrane protein gives MRLFTRLRLPAACLLLLASIFCNKVLAQQKTVTGTVIDNQDKTPLAGVGIIVKGQKKAAITDDAGNFKIEVLPNTVLVISHLGYKPVEITTGETAMSIELERDTKTMNEVVVTALGISKQAKALGYAVQSLNSRQLTQAPDPNLINNLAGKLAGVQITNGGAGVGSTSRIVVRGENSFSGTNQPLFVVDGVPINNETYFNNALENSSNQGTWAEVDWGNGAAEISPNDISKITVLKGPTAAALYGSRAANGAIVLTTKKGTHEKGLMGVSINSTTSFETPLKLPRLQNEYGAGVNAYPLSGTPNTYSFVNGAGSSENNIPNWGLKFDPTVKVLQFDSPVPGTDLQAGDLIPLGVNGLHATPTPWVGHANHFKDFLQTGITTQNNVSFSGANENGSYHFSIGNLYNRGILPGTDLRRYTLALRASHKFSNKLTTDFFINFINGNSSNRPNIGYGSESVMYTYFGVYGMPINVDLNSLKKEWQTSRDQQNQFRYWNNHDNPYVTLNDNVNSFNKNRLIGNASLKYAVTPQLDVMLRTGSDIYDDHREGHRAFTTVRFPTGGFRTDDVNYFENNTDFLVSYRKKPGRLLNINASIGGNRFMQNISYNRNIANALITPGLYNFSNAQSQLPTLFQKYDKVVYSAYAFADLDYKSMLFLNVTARNDHSSTLPKGNNSFFYPSASLSGIVSEMVHLPTPISYFKLRVSAAQVGRDADPYSIANTYITNTPFNSYPLTTGNPVLANNNLKPSATTTSEAGMEIRFLNDRIGLDATFYNSNTRNEVVQLPIPISSGYTNAFVNGASINNKGIELMLSASPFHSDKLNGFNWDMNFNFSHNVAKVTALPGGINTYIYAQVTQYDRYYRSIQYEAKVGERIGNMYGNSFVRDGQGNILYNKGVPQFTTTQNSLLGNYNPDFILGWFNNLSYKNFNMGFVWDWHQGGKFFSYTELGVLAGGMSVETLPGRETGLIGKGVMDDGSGKYVPNTVKVDAATYYNGYYNATNNEAFMYNASYLKLRELRLGYTFRNIFSKAPGSKLNVSFIARNVLEFTQNKDVDPETLALRGQQILPGTEFLSIPATKSYGLSVGLDF, from the coding sequence ATGAGATTGTTTACAAGATTGCGGCTACCTGCTGCATGCCTGTTGTTACTGGCATCCATTTTTTGTAACAAGGTTTTGGCTCAACAGAAAACTGTAACTGGCACTGTTATAGACAACCAGGATAAAACGCCCTTAGCTGGCGTAGGCATTATTGTAAAAGGGCAAAAGAAAGCGGCCATTACAGATGATGCCGGAAATTTCAAAATAGAGGTTCTGCCCAATACTGTTTTGGTAATTTCCCATTTAGGGTATAAACCCGTAGAAATAACTACTGGCGAGACTGCGATGTCAATTGAACTGGAGCGTGATACCAAAACAATGAATGAAGTGGTGGTAACAGCACTGGGTATTAGTAAACAGGCAAAGGCGTTGGGATATGCGGTACAATCGCTCAATTCACGCCAGCTTACCCAGGCGCCAGATCCGAATCTTATAAACAACCTGGCCGGTAAACTGGCCGGCGTGCAGATCACAAATGGAGGAGCTGGAGTAGGTTCTACTTCACGCATTGTGGTGCGTGGCGAAAATTCATTCAGCGGCACCAATCAGCCTCTTTTTGTTGTTGATGGTGTACCCATTAATAACGAAACCTATTTTAACAACGCCCTTGAAAATTCTTCCAACCAGGGTACCTGGGCTGAGGTAGACTGGGGAAACGGCGCCGCAGAGATCAGCCCTAACGATATTTCCAAAATTACTGTATTAAAAGGCCCAACGGCTGCAGCCCTGTATGGCTCCCGCGCAGCTAATGGCGCCATTGTGCTTACCACTAAAAAAGGCACCCATGAGAAAGGACTTATGGGCGTATCCATTAACAGTACTACCAGTTTTGAAACCCCATTGAAGCTGCCACGCCTGCAAAATGAATATGGCGCCGGTGTAAACGCGTATCCATTGTCGGGCACACCCAATACCTATTCATTTGTGAACGGCGCGGGTTCCAGCGAAAACAATATCCCCAACTGGGGACTGAAGTTCGATCCGACTGTAAAAGTACTGCAGTTCGACAGTCCGGTTCCCGGAACAGATCTACAGGCAGGCGACCTGATACCATTGGGTGTAAATGGTTTGCATGCTACGCCCACTCCCTGGGTTGGCCATGCCAATCACTTTAAGGATTTTTTGCAAACAGGCATTACAACTCAAAACAATGTTAGCTTCAGCGGCGCCAATGAAAACGGCAGTTATCATTTTTCCATTGGTAATCTTTACAACAGGGGTATATTGCCAGGTACTGACCTGCGGCGCTATACACTTGCTTTAAGAGCAAGTCATAAATTCAGTAACAAGCTTACTACCGATTTCTTTATAAACTTCATCAACGGCAACAGCAGCAACAGACCCAATATTGGCTACGGTTCTGAAAGTGTGATGTACACTTATTTCGGCGTCTATGGCATGCCTATCAACGTAGACCTGAACTCGCTGAAAAAAGAATGGCAAACAAGCCGTGACCAGCAAAATCAATTCCGTTACTGGAATAACCACGACAACCCTTACGTTACACTAAATGATAACGTAAATAGTTTTAATAAAAACAGGCTCATTGGGAATGCGTCCCTTAAATATGCTGTAACGCCGCAACTGGATGTAATGCTGCGTACAGGATCAGATATTTATGATGACCATCGCGAAGGGCATCGTGCCTTTACTACGGTTCGGTTCCCGACAGGCGGTTTCAGAACTGATGACGTGAATTATTTTGAGAACAATACCGACTTTTTGGTAAGCTATCGTAAAAAACCCGGCAGGTTGTTAAATATCAATGCTTCAATCGGTGGTAACCGGTTCATGCAAAACATCTCCTATAACCGCAATATCGCCAACGCTTTGATCACACCAGGGTTGTATAACTTTTCCAATGCACAAAGCCAGTTACCAACTTTATTCCAGAAATACGATAAGGTGGTGTACAGCGCGTATGCTTTCGCTGATCTTGACTACAAAAGTATGTTGTTCCTGAACGTTACCGCCCGCAATGATCATTCCAGTACGCTTCCAAAAGGAAATAACTCCTTTTTCTATCCATCGGCTTCATTAAGCGGTATTGTTTCAGAGATGGTGCATCTGCCTACGCCGATTTCTTATTTTAAGTTGCGGGTATCGGCTGCTCAGGTAGGCCGGGACGCAGATCCCTATTCCATCGCCAATACTTACATTACCAATACGCCGTTCAACAGTTATCCGCTTACTACCGGTAACCCGGTATTGGCCAACAACAACCTGAAACCTTCGGCCACTACCACTTCCGAAGCCGGTATGGAGATCCGCTTTTTAAATGACCGTATTGGCCTCGATGCTACTTTTTATAATTCAAATACCCGGAATGAAGTAGTGCAATTGCCCATTCCTATTTCCTCAGGCTATACGAATGCTTTTGTTAATGGCGCTTCCATCAACAATAAAGGGATTGAGCTCATGCTGTCTGCGTCACCCTTTCATTCTGATAAACTGAACGGCTTTAACTGGGACATGAACTTCAATTTCAGTCATAATGTAGCTAAAGTAACAGCTCTGCCAGGAGGCATTAACACATATATTTATGCGCAGGTAACACAGTACGACCGTTATTACCGCTCTATTCAATATGAAGCAAAGGTTGGAGAACGCATCGGAAATATGTATGGCAACTCATTTGTACGCGACGGGCAGGGCAATATTTTATACAATAAAGGCGTACCGCAATTCACTACCACGCAAAATTCATTATTGGGCAACTACAATCCTGATTTCATATTGGGATGGTTCAATAACCTGAGCTATAAAAACTTTAATATGGGTTTTGTATGGGATTGGCACCAGGGTGGAAAATTCTTTTCTTATACCGAGCTGGGTGTATTGGCAGGAGGCATGTCTGTTGAAACATTGCCTGGCCGTGAAACAGGTCTTATTGGCAAAGGGGTAATGGACGACGGTTCTGGCAAGTATGTGCCCAATACGGTGAAGGTAGATGCTGCTACTTATTACAATGGCTACTACAATGCTACCAATAACGAGGCTTTTATGTATAATGCATCTTACCTGAAATTAAGAGAACTGCGGCTGGGATATACATTCAGGAATATCTTCTCAAAAGCTCCTGGTTCTAAACTGAATGTTTCTTTCATAGCCCGTAACGTACTGGAGTTTACACAGAACAAAGATGTTGATCCTGAAACATTGGCTCTGCGCGGACAGCAGATCCTGCCAGGCACTGAATTCCTGAGCATCCCTGCAACAAAGAGTTATGGTTTATCTGTAGGATTGGATTTTTAA
- a CDS encoding thioredoxin family protein, protein MATIQMTTSDFKDKVFNYDAEKDWKYKGKIPAIIDFYADWCGPCKMVAPVLEDLSKQFDGQLLIYKVNTQTEKELAAVFGIQSIPTFLFIPVEEIPVMQPGALSKKTFLQIIEERLLQKDLLQ, encoded by the coding sequence ATGGCGACAATACAAATGACAACGAGTGACTTTAAAGATAAAGTTTTTAACTATGACGCAGAAAAGGATTGGAAATATAAGGGAAAGATCCCAGCTATAATCGATTTCTATGCCGACTGGTGCGGTCCCTGCAAGATGGTGGCTCCTGTGTTGGAAGATCTGTCCAAACAATTTGATGGCCAGTTATTAATTTACAAGGTCAATACTCAAACGGAGAAGGAACTTGCCGCTGTATTTGGGATTCAAAGTATTCCAACGTTTCTTTTTATCCCGGTAGAGGAAATTCCTGTGATGCAGCCCGGTGCATTATCAAAAAAAACATTTCTACAGATAATTGAAGAACGATTATTGCAAAAGGATTTGCTGCAATAA